One window of the Lytechinus pictus isolate F3 Inbred chromosome 5, Lp3.0, whole genome shotgun sequence genome contains the following:
- the LOC129260136 gene encoding potassium channel subfamily K member 4-like: MANTRKSREEGRGGELDEEEDIIDMIDERLTEGDEEEAEMSVSVKTKWAIFLLLIVLVYLFAGALVFRALERPAAVQSSQNFHDALRRLSSENECVEEEDIAELMRIVTTAIGEGGYSSGHPYASQLSTGTVNESFYANIWGVGYTFIFAASVVTTMGFGYTAPRTVPGEAFCIFYAVAGIFMTGGIVLSVGQLLRELCFTRMTTWLQKCLKCCPKAGVVLVHMSLVFPLAILMLLPSTFIYFYTQPGWSFIDSFYYVVQITTTIGFGDLEPAFVGIHIIPLSVIRFFLFAYLFVCLGVVTLFLDGFRDTQKHGFTFISSRLSRYSNKNSRKSKVTSES; encoded by the exons atggcGAATACCAGAAAAAGccgagaagaaggaagaggaggagaattAGACGAGGAAGAAGACATTATTGACATGATTGACGAACGATTGACAGaaggagatgaagaagaagcGGAGATGTCAGTATCTGTGAAGACGAAATGGGCGATCTTTCTCCTTCTCATCGTATTGGTTTACCTGTTTGCCGGAGCGTTGGTTTTCCGCGCCCTCGAGCGTCCCGCCGCCGTGCAGAGCTCCCAGAACTTTCACGATGCCCTCAGACGACTATCATCCGAGAACGAATGCGTGGAGGAGGAGGATATTGCCGAGTTGATGAGGATCGTGACGACGGCTATCGGAGAAGGAGGCTACTCTAGTGGTCACCCTTACGCCTCCCAACTGTCCACGGGAACTGTCAATGAATCCTTCTACGCCAATATTTGGGGTGTTGGTTACACTTTTATCTTTGCAGCCTCAGTAGTGACTACAATGG GATTTGGGTACACTGCTCCACGCACAGTTCCCGGCGAGGCCTTCTGCATCTTCTACGCTGTGGCAGGCATCTTCATGACTGGCGGGATCGTCCTCTCTGTTGGCCAACTCCTCAGGGAACTCTGCTTCACCAGGATGACTACCTGGCTGCAGAAGTGCCTGAAGTGCTGTCCAAAAGCCGGAGTGGTCCTCGTCCACATGTCCTTGGTGTTCCCACTTGCCATTCTGATGCTCCTCCCGTCCACTTTTATCTATTTCTACACCCAGCCAGGATGGAGCTTCATCGACAGTTTCTACTATGTAGTTCAAATCACAACCACCATTGGATTCGGGGACCTGGAACCAGCCTTCGTAGGAATCCATATCATTCCTCTTTCTGTTATAAGG TTTTTTCTGTTCGCCTACCTATTTGTCTGTCTCGGAGTTGTCACTTTGTTCCTGGACGGTTTCAGAGACACTCAGAAACATGGTTTCACGTTCATCTCGTCTCGTCTTTCGCGATACTCGAACAAGAATTCGAGAAAATCCAAGGTGACATCCGAAAGCTGA